The genomic interval tataaataaaaaatagtaaaaataaataaataaaatacagatgaCTATTTAAAAAATCAGCCAAACACAATGAAATACTCTTACTGTCCCAAAGCAGCTCTTGTTATTTGGATGTGTGTTTAGTCAAATGTTTTCAGTATGTGCTTTCTGATTGTAGGATCATCACACTTGTATGTATTTGTTTTATACACATTGGTCTGGTACCAATCTATATGCCACTTCCAGCTAGGTTACAAATGTCAGTATTTTAGAACATTTTATGCTGTACGACCATGTAGCTTGATTTACACGTTAGCAACATTTGGGTTGATTAGTTCTTTGTCCTTGGATACACAGGACCAAGATTTCAAATCCCAGAAGAACTTCGCCATCAATATGACTTGCAGATTTTGCTGGCAGCTTCCAGAAAGTGATTACGAGTGTACCAACAACACCAGCTGCATGACAGTGTCCTGTCCCCGGCAGCGTTACCACGCCAACTGTACTGTGAGGGACCATATTCACTGCCTCGGTGAGTCTGAGAGCAGGGGAGTTGTGGCatagtacttttctttcttttgccttttgTGTTACTTGGGAAAaggctttattttattagtgagtcaatattgatgtacaaaagtCCTTGTCACCAGGACTATAGTtacaccaccagacttctgaatccccagtctccccactgcaagccaccacaggttcgagaccctggtccccacctgcagggggaaagcttcacaagtggtaaagcaggacttcaggtgtatctgtttctctccctctctattccccatcccctcccagtttctctctgtctctatccaataattaaattaaaagaaaatgtaatattTAATAAAACAAGAGGAATCAACGGTATATAAagcatctctcccctcctctcaacttctagctgtctctatccaataagtagataaagatgataaaaagaaaCTTGTCCATTCATGGTCAGAAAGTATGCGCAGGAGGATATTTTGAGAGTGACCATTAGAGCGTACTGTTAAGTTCTGTTGCAAGTTACTGTGGACTGATCTTTCGTTACCCTGATTTATAAATTAAACTTCATCATAGGTATATAGGCACAGGACAAAGGACCGTGTGTATTAtacatgtgtgtacatatatgttatatatatggtTTGGTATTCATGTCCTCtcagattttcttcccttttttttccccctccttcattTTCTTCATGGAATCTTTGATGTGCAGTCCTTCAGAATTTTaactgacacacctggttgagtgcacatgctacagtgctcaagaacccgggtTTTAAGCCACCAGTgtcagcctgggggggggggggatgcttcacagtcggtgagacagagctgcaaatgtctctctatctctctccctctctatatcccccctcctctcaaattctttttgtctctgtccagaatgaaaaaaatacatttaaaaagatattttaaaaaacataactgCCTGAAGGTATTAATATTTATAGCTTAGCCATTTCTCATCAGTAAAGAAGTCTTAACTGACTTAGACCTCCTCTGCTTACAGATGATAAAGTCTTTGTCGTTACTTTTCACCATAGTGAGCATGTGTTGTTATAAAGGGAAATGAATATTTAGATTTCAGATTATTTCAAACGGAAGTTAGTATTCGCTATGGAGTGTTTCTCCCTCCACACTGtgcccctctccccttttcttttaaaggtAACCGCACTTTCCCCAAAATGCTGTACTGCAACTGGACTGGAGGCTACAAGTGGTCCACGGCCCTGGCTCTGAGGTAGGCCTCGCTGCTAGTCAGGAGAGACACCGTGTGGATTTCTCTGGGACCTTGAGCTCAGCCAGGCTCCTCCTTCTCCAGATCCTACCACGTGTTAGTTCCTCCCTAGAAACTGAACTGCCAGGAAATATTTCAGTCATCAGGCTAGTAGTCTTCATGACGTCTGTTGGCCAGATGTTAGCTTTTCTCTCAGGATTCCTACACGTTGTCAGGGTAACTTAACCAGGTCACTTAATCAGGTCATCATAGATCCTTAAAACCAGTCAAGGTTTCCTACCCTGAGCGTACTGTAAGTCAGTAGCATGCTGTAGAATATTCAAAACCTATGGGATCATGATGTATATTTTTAACTTTGAGTAACTTCCTTCTTACACAAATAATGCATATGCAATATTTAAAACTCGGGggaaggggagtcgggaggtagcccagtgggttaagcgcaggtggcacaaagtgctaggaccggcgtaagaatcccggttcgagcccccagctttccacctgcaggggagtcgattcacaggcagtaaagcaggtctgcaggtgtctgtctttctctcccccgtcttcccctcctccatttctctctctcctatccaacaacaacgacatcaataataactacaaccataaaataaggacaacaaaagggaacaaataagtattaaaaaaaaaaaaaagctcgggGGAAATGAGGAAAAACATCACCCATAATCCTACCATctagatacacagacacacacacacacgcgcgcgccaCATTTTAACAGGCAAAAATGTGCTGGTGTTTGTTTACTTTTccaaagttaaagaaaaagataagtttTCCCACCAAAGGGAAGGCAGGTGGTGCTGGCTGAATGATATTCCATAACTTGAAAAGCCACACCATGTACAGTTGACAGGTTAGAGTTATTACCCCATGGCCCTGGAGGGTAAGAAGAGCATGAGACAGTGACTAGAGCTTTCAACTTTAAAGCAGGAGGTGCCAGGTTTCATccctgtgtgccagagtgatgctgtggtctcctccgcctctgcctctctctctttctctcccgctcctcgtgtgtctgtgtctatatgtctgtattttaaccagagcaccaccagCTCTGCCTCTGAGGGGTGCCATGGGCCAAACCTGGAACCCCTCACATATGACACCACTGCCCTATCCTGGGTCCTACTCTTTTTCTTCTGTATTTTGAAATTTCCCATGACAATtgtaaaagaaaagcaaagagtgtTAATATAAATCCAGATCCCCAGAGTTTTTAAGCTCTTCAGATTCTAAGATCTGAGAGTCTGAAGGGCCTTGAAAGTCATTTATTCTGAAGATTGCAGGTTCAGAGATGGAGGGGTGACAGAGGAGCTGACTTAAGGGGACAGCTAGCTGGTGTCACACCGCCTCATGAAACCTGCCTGGGTATCACGTCGTAGGCCAGGTTTCACCTTTTTCTCCTGTTTCCAAGACTAAAAATCAGTGTGATCAGTTACtggttttatttaaaaagagaggcaTCAGATTTCAGTAGCATGAAAAGCTgtgtttaggggccaggtggtgacacacctggttgactgtgcgtgttacagtgtgtaagggccctgtccaagctcctggtccccacctgcatgggggaagtttcattagtggtgaaacagtattgcaggtctctctctctctccttccagtccctttctccctccccctcttcccctctctccctatcttccccttccctctcagcttctctctttttctatctaaaatgaattaagtaaataaatgaatgaatttaaaaaaatgtttaggggTTCAAAAAATAActcatctggtagaatgcacacttggCTTTGTGTGAAGACCTTGGTTCACAGCTCTGataccacataggagcactgtGCAAGGGGtaggaggcttcacaaatggtggggcggtgctgtgctgtctgtttccctctgtttctctccttctcgctGTCTTCATTAAACAGCAAAGCCTACTGGGAGCTGTGTAATCATGCAGGCCTGaagccctgatggcaaaaacaaaTGTCTCCTTGCCTGGAGTTGATGGTGTGCTAAGTGTCACAGTCAGAGGCCCTGTCTCAGCTGCCACTGAGTGGGATCACTGGGCCAGCCTCTTGGGGCCACAGCAGGGAGACCTGTGACATAGACGCCACCCCCTCTTGCATTGCAGCATCACCCTGGGTGGCTTCGGAGCAGACCGCTTCTACCTGGGCCAGTGGCGGGAAGGCCTTGGCAAGCTCTTCAGCTTTGGTGGCCTGGGCATCTGGACCCTCATAGATGTCCTGCTTATTGGCGTCGGCTATGTGGGGCCCGCGGACGGCTCTCTGTACATTTAGCTGGGACCCACGCTCCAGAGAAGAGTGGAACTCAGCCTCCTCCCACCCCGAGGAATGGACACGCCAGTGAGCAGCATTTCTGTGTTTTTCTAATGTACAGCATCTGTACTTGGCCTGCCTTGACGAAGGCAAAAGGAACAAAAACACTGGCCTGCACTTGTCTGGAATTCTGTTTTATTTGCctgaagtatatatttttttctgtgaaaaaaaTATCAGAATTAAAATAGAACAAACTCTGTGGTGATTGAAAGTCTTTTGTTTGGTTCATATGACTTGACTTTGATAGCGTTGAAGTCAGTGTCTGTCACTCATATCTCTGCCTGCATGTCATCTGCCCTAGAGTTCTCAGCTTGGACTGCAGAAAATGGGTGTATTTCAGTTGTCCAGTTAAATAAAGGTGTCTGCCCAAACTCCAGTCCTCTGTATGTTTCACAAGGTCCTGTCCCTGTGTTTCAGTCTTTTTATATCTGATTGTGTGAAGTCAAAGCTTAGATATTGTTGTCTTTTGTTGCTGTTCTTTGAATTGTGTTTGTCACATAAAAGGTTTTAAGGTACAAGAGGACCAGAaagtcaataaaacaacaagttaCAAGatactgaagacctgctttctgTGTTTCCTATATTAAAATGTAATCTTGAGTTATAGCAGCAGTTGTTTTGAGGTCAGATATCCATTTGCTGGGCATTACTGCTTTTCACCATATAGTCACAGTTGGTTGATTCATTAAATACACAGGTGGGAGTGTTCAAAATGTGTTTCGTTTTGATAAATGCTTCTGTAGGTTTTCAGACCTGCtgaatagagaagaaaaaaacttttattaatgCAAGATGGGTTTTACTCATCTATTCTTTTCAGGCatttacaaattctttttttttttaaatttaagaaaggataaattaacaaaaccatagggtaggaaggtacaactccacacagttcccaccacccaatctccatatcccaccccctcctctgatagctttcccattctctatccctctgggagcatggacccagggtcgttgagggttgcagaaggtggaaggtctggcttctgtaattgcttccccgctgaacatgggcgttgactggttggtccatactcccagtctgcctctctctttccctagtagggtgtgtctctggggaagctgagctccaggacacattggtaggggcttcagtccagggaagcctggccggcatcctggtggcatctggaacctggtggctgaaaagagagttaacatacaaagccaaacaaattgttgagcaatcatggacccaaaggttggaatagtggagaggaagtgttaggggatactcactgcaaactctagtgcacttctgctttcaggtatatattttgcactagtttatggatatgtgtgatcatatgctctcacagaacctggtctaggttttgggactttgttagaaagtgaatcacctgaaatggaattagagaatactatgaaaggaaaggtttcacccgagtaatgaagctgaagggttgtcattccacacatgaagtctctggacacagtctgagctaaagcatgttgaggtggcaatcggcagatgcaatattatttgatacggattgggagaggcatgcgggaaagtggaccctatcctaaggttccaggactgggggaaatataggctctatagtggagatgtgaggttcctgctgtcttagggttcaaaaagacaatggatagttaatgttatcatcacattatttggtaattgggttaactttgaaaagtctttttgttagggttttctgtatagtacccagtatcttgtatgtagctgtgccattggtagcttctgatctacttggtctaggcttttgagagagtccgcatatcaaatacacagcctatatattaaaaagacacagtctttgtcttaaaaacttcaagacatacaattaattttccccctcatattaattaacatattaattaactaattcttAACATTGTTCTTTTAAAATCTGGGAGCTGAGTCTTCCCCCCTGCCCTCCTCCTTTGGCATAACCAGGCCTTAGGTATGTGCAGTTTCACTAATCAGTTATTTTAtaggttggttggtttttgcttgttttagtTTGCCGTGCCAGGTTTTGCACATACACAATCTCACCAATCCTGGTggctcattcttttaaaaatttcaagagAGAGTGACACCacaccaccagagcttccccaTTGCCATGGCACctctcatgtggtgttggggatggcACGTAGGCCATATTCATGGCCAGATATACTCCTGACCTGGTGAACTCCCCTCACCCCCCTGGGATGctgctatttgttgttgttttttgttgttttgttttttttgttgtattttaaaaagttctgcCTTGGTGTATTTGTTGTAGTGGAGACAGCATTCCCGGCCCTGACCACCAGGTGGTGTCTCTCCATCACTTCTGTTTGCCTGTTTTATTGCCACAAATGTCCCATCTTAATTTTTCTCCTAGGAATCTAAGCGTGGACAGCAAGCATTTCCTGATGGGAGTAGCCCAGGATTCATGGACCTTTCTGTCTGAAGGAAAacacactatttatttatttattgcatagagatagaaatgaagagtgaagggggagaaagggagagacagacacctgcagcactgcatcaccacttgtgaaacttcctcccctagaagtggggggcaggggtttgaacacaggtccttgtgcattgtagcgtgTGCTACACGCTAgcgtacgccaccacccagctgcaaACACACTTACCTATGATATGATGCTTTTGAGACTCTTGGGTGAGCGTGcatacaggtgaggactggctcCTGCAAGGAAGTGGCCTCTTGAGTGGCTAAAAATAAATCTCCCCTGAACACTGAGCCCTGTGGAGAAGAGAATCTCCCAACATTTCCCTGGTGGGCTCCCAGCACAAGAGGTGGGGCCAAGGAAGTGTGGGCATTTCTGGCTGTGCCTGGGGCTCACGAAGGGAGGGTCTCATAACTGACTTGCCAAGCATCTTCATGGCTTTGGGGCCCAAGTCAAATAGCGGAGTTCCAGTGTTCGAAAGGTGAAAGAGTCCAGACCCATGGAGGAGACGGGAATGAACTTGCTGATGTGTTCCCAAGTCCTAATAGCCTTTATCAATAAGATAGCTTCAGGGGCCTAAAGCTGTTGGAGACTTCCAGATTTCTTGATGCCTATtactttctttgatttttatatttttattgcaaccagggttattacGGGCTCAGTGCCAgggtaccacaaatccactgctctcagtggcctttcctttctctctccctctctccctctctctctctctctctattgaataggacagagagaaattgatagaggaaggggacaaagggagagagaaagacacttgcagacctgcttcaccacttgtgaagtctccccctcaggtggggagtggggtcttgaacctggattcttatgaatggtaatgtatgtgccccCTACCCCCAATGCCTATTCCTTGATGTGGGAGATACCAGATTTCATATTGCCTGTTTGGGGAATGCTTGCATTACTGTTGTGTTTCATTTTGGTTTCTGCTGTACTATTTCCTCAATTCCGCAGAGTAGTGTACAGAACAGAAGGAACACTTGACCACCTGCAGTCACTCACGTTCCCCTCTGGCTGCAGTTTCTGTTCTCTGATGGACATCTGCTGGGTGACACGTATAGAGCAGTTGGGTCAACAGCTCCCTCCTCCAAGGCAAAAAAGCCTAAAGTTACACACTGTGACGATGCTGCTGCCCCTTACAGCCTAGGGCATGTGTGTACCTACTGCAGAGCCAGGGGGTACAGCTTTGCTCTGGTGGTCTAGCAGTAACTGTCCACATCTgtgtccccctgcagataggcTTTTGCTGTTCCTTGCTCCATGCTCTGATAGAATGCAGACTATTGTTAATAAACATTGAGCAAGAAGAATGTTCGGGGTCACACTCAGTAAATATATTGGTGTGTCCACTCTCCAGACCACTCTCCAACACCTGTGGATAAGGGTCAAAGTCTTgagtcagtgtttgctttttaatatatatatatatatatatatatatatatatatatatatatatagtttttcatttgaatatatatggagagatagAGACGCCAGatgactgctcagctcttgtttatggtgatgcaggagtttgaacctggaaccttttcaATCCTGATGTATTGGGAGAAATTTGGGCCAAGATTGTTCCCCCACACGTTTAAAGATTTGCCATAAGGAATTGAGGGGAGAGCATGATttttaggaattttaaactttattcaggaaaattgagaacatccaCGGGTTGGAGAGAGAGCCTGAGAGCCCTTATTCACATGGTGGCAGGCTCACCtagttagaaaaagagagaaccatgCCCACAGATGTAGCTTATAAACATCCCAGCCCTGCCTTCACCTTTCTAAGCCAaacccacacctgttaccactccatTTCCTGTGCAGTAATTTCCTTCTCCCAGGCATACAGGTCCACCTGGAACATGTGTT from Erinaceus europaeus chromosome 20, mEriEur2.1, whole genome shotgun sequence carries:
- the TM2D3 gene encoding TM2 domain-containing protein 3 isoform X7, which gives rise to MAAAAVPPRGIRRLCRVLLFLSQFYILSGGESTDIPPYVMKCPSNGLCSRLPADCIECRTNYSCVYGKPVTFDCTVKPSVTCVDQDFKSQKNFAINMTCRFCWQLPESDYECTNNTSCMTVSCPRQRYHANCTVRDHIHCLGNRTFPKMLYCNWTGGYKWSTALALSITLGGFGADRFYLGQWREGLGKLFSFGGLGIWTLIDVLLIGVGYVGPADGSLYI
- the TM2D3 gene encoding TM2 domain-containing protein 3 isoform X6, giving the protein MAAAAVPPRGIRRLCRVLLFLSQFYILSGGEHSQPLAQAVKDPGPTRTFTVIPGAAESTDIPPYVMKCPSNGLCSRLPADCIECRTNYSCVYGKPVTFDCTVKPSVTCVDQDFKSQKNFAINMTCRFCWQLPESDYECTNNTSCMTVSCPRQRYHANCTVRDHIHCLGNRTFPKMLYCNWTGGYKWSTALALSITLGGFGADRFYLGQWREGLGKLFSFGGLGIWTLIDVLLIGVGYVGPADGSLYI
- the TM2D3 gene encoding TM2 domain-containing protein 3 isoform X4 translates to MAAAAVPPRGIRRLCRVLLFLSQFYILSGGEHSQPLAQAVKDPGPTRTFTVIPGAAAFLSWLTESTDIPPYVMKCPSNGLCSRLPADCIECRTNYSCVYGKPVTFDCTVKPSVTCVDQDFKSQKNFAINMTCRFCWQLPESDYECTNNTSCMTVSCPRQRYHANCTVRDHIHCLGNRTFPKMLYCNWTGGYKWSTALALSITLGGFGADRFYLGQWREGLGKLFSFGGLGIWTLIDVLLIGVGYVGPADGSLYI
- the TM2D3 gene encoding TM2 domain-containing protein 3 isoform X5, which codes for MAAAAVPPRGIRRLCRVLLFLSQFYILSGGGSLNLEHSQPLAQAVKDPGPTRTFTVIPGAAESTDIPPYVMKCPSNGLCSRLPADCIECRTNYSCVYGKPVTFDCTVKPSVTCVDQDFKSQKNFAINMTCRFCWQLPESDYECTNNTSCMTVSCPRQRYHANCTVRDHIHCLGNRTFPKMLYCNWTGGYKWSTALALSITLGGFGADRFYLGQWREGLGKLFSFGGLGIWTLIDVLLIGVGYVGPADGSLYI
- the TM2D3 gene encoding TM2 domain-containing protein 3 isoform X2; this translates as MAAAAVPPRGIRRLCRVLLFLSQFYILSGGDQDLHTPGERVSLIVGSLNLEHSQPLAQAVKDPGPTRTFTVIPGAAESTDIPPYVMKCPSNGLCSRLPADCIECRTNYSCVYGKPVTFDCTVKPSVTCVDQDFKSQKNFAINMTCRFCWQLPESDYECTNNTSCMTVSCPRQRYHANCTVRDHIHCLGNRTFPKMLYCNWTGGYKWSTALALSITLGGFGADRFYLGQWREGLGKLFSFGGLGIWTLIDVLLIGVGYVGPADGSLYI
- the TM2D3 gene encoding TM2 domain-containing protein 3 isoform X3, whose protein sequence is MAAAAVPPRGIRRLCRVLLFLSQFYILSGGGSLNLEHSQPLAQAVKDPGPTRTFTVIPGAAAFLSWLTESTDIPPYVMKCPSNGLCSRLPADCIECRTNYSCVYGKPVTFDCTVKPSVTCVDQDFKSQKNFAINMTCRFCWQLPESDYECTNNTSCMTVSCPRQRYHANCTVRDHIHCLGNRTFPKMLYCNWTGGYKWSTALALSITLGGFGADRFYLGQWREGLGKLFSFGGLGIWTLIDVLLIGVGYVGPADGSLYI
- the TM2D3 gene encoding TM2 domain-containing protein 3 isoform X1, which translates into the protein MAAAAVPPRGIRRLCRVLLFLSQFYILSGGDQDLHTPGERVSLIVGSLNLEHSQPLAQAVKDPGPTRTFTVIPGAAAFLSWLTESTDIPPYVMKCPSNGLCSRLPADCIECRTNYSCVYGKPVTFDCTVKPSVTCVDQDFKSQKNFAINMTCRFCWQLPESDYECTNNTSCMTVSCPRQRYHANCTVRDHIHCLGNRTFPKMLYCNWTGGYKWSTALALSITLGGFGADRFYLGQWREGLGKLFSFGGLGIWTLIDVLLIGVGYVGPADGSLYI